In Bacteroidota bacterium, the genomic window CTTGTGAATCCCCGTTGTGGTAAATTGCAGGATGCGGTCTTTTTCCTGCGACTGTTCAAGCAGTTGCTTAAAGGGGGTGTGATGTAACTGAGACCTGTATTCAAGTTCAACTTTTTCATGGCCCAGTGAAACAAATTCATAATAATGTTGAAAAACGGGTAAGAGTTCAGAAATAAACTCAACCCTGCGCTGGTAAATTTTTTCGCCCAGGTTAATGAGCTGAATATCCCATATTTCCAACAACTCGCTGTTGAAATTCCCTACTCTGGCAAAATCCTTCAACAGCCTGTTCCGCTGATTAAGTGCCTTGTTGTATTGTATGCAGTTGTCCAGATACAGTTTGTCATATTGAGAAATGACCGAATTGATGAATTTCCTCCGTTCTTCGCTTCCTTCAATAATGAGGCTGCTGTCCGAAGGCGAAATCATCACCACAGGGAATAATCCTATATGATCGGATAATCTTTCGTATTCCTTATTGTTTCTTTTGAAAATCTTTTTACTGTTCCGCTTGATGCCGCAATAAATATTTTCAGTTTGTTCGTTACGGTTAAATCCCCCCTGGATAACAAAAAAATCCTGGTTATATCTAATATTTTGAAGATCTGAAAGGTTAAAACTGCTTTTACAGAGGCATAAGTAATAAATTGCATCGAGCATATTGGTTTTCCCCATGCCATTATTCCCGGCCAGACAATTTAATTTGGGGGAGAAAGTCAATTCGGCGTTTTCGTAACTCTTGAAATTTATTAAGGATATATTTTTAAGGTACATTTTGTAATATGCAATATTATAAGCTGCAAAAGTAGAACTTCTTCGCAAACAAAATTTTTAAAATAATTCTAAATATATCATAAAAAAAATTACTTTTGCCATACTTTCATCAATCTGTTATTTTGAAACACCATCAGAATATCATTGGTTTTAACGAAGTACATTTAAATAAACTATTATCAAGGAAAATGGCAAATAAAAACAATTACAAGGAAGAACCTATCGAAGAAGTAGAAAATGCGCTTAGCCGTACTGAATTATTCATCGAAGAGAATCAGAAAAGCCTTATCATCATAATATCGGCAATTATTATTTTGGTTGGTGGTTATCTGGGTTATAAAAAATTCATTGTCGCACCTAAAGAAAAAGAAGCTCTTTCGCAGATGTTTGTAGCCGAACAATATTTTGAAAAAGACGATTACAAAGAAGCGCTCAACGGAGATGGAAACTACCTTGGATTTAAAGATATTATTGACGAATACGGAATAACAAAGGCAGCTAAATTGGCTCAGTATTACAGCGGTATCTGCTGCCTTCATCTTGGTCAATACCAGGAGGCTATTGATCACCTTAAAAAATTCGAAACCAAGGATAAAATGCTCGGGCCTATTGCCCTAGGAGCTATGGGTGATGCTTATGTTGAATTGGGAAACCTTGATAAGGCTGTTCAGTTTTATGAAAGAGCGGCTTCTAAAAACGAAAATGATTTTACGGCTCCAATTTATTTGATGAAAGCCGGACAGGTTTTTGAAGAAATGGGAAAATATGATAAGGCGCTGGAAATGTATCAAAAGATTGATTATCGTTATCCCAAAACAATGGAAGGCCGTCAGGTTGAGAAATACATAACCCGTGCAAAATTAAAATCAGGAAAATAAGTTTAATACTTGCATACAATTGAAAAGTATCAATTATTTGATACTTTTTTTTTAACTTAAGTAAATTATGTCGACTGATAATAAGAATTTATCGGAATATGATGCCGATACAGTGCCTTCAGCAGCAGATATGAAGTTTGGAATCGTTGTTTCCGAATACAACAACGATATAACAGAAGCTGTGTTCAATGGCACATACAAGACCTTGTTAAAACATGGTGCTAAGGAAGAAAATCTGTTGAAACGGTATGTGCCCGGAGGATTTGAACTTACATTGGGGGCCCAGTTCATGGCCGAATATACCAATGTGGATGCGATAATTTGTATCGGATGTATCATCAGGGGTGAAACGGCGCACTTCGACTATATCTGCGACAGCATTACCAAGGGCTTGACCGATTTAAACCTTGAATACAATCTGCCTTTCCTGTTTGGCGTATTGACCACCAATAATTATGAACAGGCCCTGGAACGGTCGGGTGGAAAACGGGGCAATAAAGGTGATGAAGTTGCCATAGCTGCCATTAAAATGGTTGCTCTTAAAAGGGAAATGGAAAAGAGGGGGGTACGGACCAAAATATAACCCTTTCTAAGGTCGTAAAATGTTTTAGGAAGCCTGGCAATTACCGCTTGAAGAAAATG contains:
- a CDS encoding DNA replication/repair protein RecF, translating into MYLKNISLINFKSYENAELTFSPKLNCLAGNNGMGKTNMLDAIYYLCLCKSSFNLSDLQNIRYNQDFFVIQGGFNRNEQTENIYCGIKRNSKKIFKRNNKEYERLSDHIGLFPVVMISPSDSSLIIEGSEERRKFINSVISQYDKLYLDNCIQYNKALNQRNRLLKDFARVGNFNSELLEIWDIQLINLGEKIYQRRVEFISELLPVFQHYYEFVSLGHEKVELEYRSQLHHTPFKQLLEQSQEKDRILQFTTTGIHKDDLLLHLDGFPIKKSGSQGQQKTYLVALKLAQFDFLKNINNIKPILLLDDIFDKFDRQRVKQIIKLVADENFGQIFITDTSSERLEEILTSTSIDYKFFTVKDNGEIELKQ
- a CDS encoding tetratricopeptide repeat protein; this encodes MANKNNYKEEPIEEVENALSRTELFIEENQKSLIIIISAIIILVGGYLGYKKFIVAPKEKEALSQMFVAEQYFEKDDYKEALNGDGNYLGFKDIIDEYGITKAAKLAQYYSGICCLHLGQYQEAIDHLKKFETKDKMLGPIALGAMGDAYVELGNLDKAVQFYERAASKNENDFTAPIYLMKAGQVFEEMGKYDKALEMYQKIDYRYPKTMEGRQVEKYITRAKLKSGK
- the ribH gene encoding 6,7-dimethyl-8-ribityllumazine synthase, whose product is MSTDNKNLSEYDADTVPSAADMKFGIVVSEYNNDITEAVFNGTYKTLLKHGAKEENLLKRYVPGGFELTLGAQFMAEYTNVDAIICIGCIIRGETAHFDYICDSITKGLTDLNLEYNLPFLFGVLTTNNYEQALERSGGKRGNKGDEVAIAAIKMVALKREMEKRGVRTKI